A single Cannabis sativa cultivar Pink pepper isolate KNU-18-1 chromosome 7, ASM2916894v1, whole genome shotgun sequence DNA region contains:
- the LOC115698312 gene encoding probable hexosyltransferase MUCI70 isoform X1: MNCYRYLEKRGLSNDNAIRFVRRGKRFGRIPFPRHKLSTWTFLFGTTFLICFLVFSNLNKIPFHEKFEESPLILQQAHPDLRESETGRPPPPPPPPPPRSKRGRQHFPCEIGFAKSVDYLVEPSDLTNFTQFSLKYIDREQKTSSNNVFDLRFGGHQTLEERQQSFYAKNQTLHCGFVKGRPGYPSTGFEINEKDKAYMNTCKIVVSSCIFGNSDFLRRPTSKQISGYSKDNVCFVMFVDEQTLSKLSMEGNVPDDGGKIGLWRLVVVRNLPYKDMRRTGKVPKLLSHRLFPSARYSIWLDSKMRLHIDPMLILERFLWRTKSEYAISNHYDRHCVWEEVLQNKRLNKYNHTAIDEQFNFYQSDGLTKFDPSDPNKLLPSYVPEGSFIVRAHTPMSNLFSCLWFNEVDRFTSRDQLSFAYTYLKLKRMNPDKPFNFNMFKDCERRTLAKLFRHRITVLPS, from the exons ATGAATTGTTATCGTTACTTGGAGAAAAGAGGTCTTTCCAATGACAATGCCATTCGTTTTGTTCGAAGAGGAAAAAGATTTGGCCGTATTCCCTTTCCCAGACACAAATTATCCACCTGGACCTTCTTGTTTGGAACCACATTTCTCATTTGTTTTCTGGTTTTCTCCAACCTAAACAAGATCCCCTTTCATG AAAAATTTGAAGAAAGTCCTTTAATACTACAACAAGCTCACCCAGACCTTAGGGAATCTGAGACTGGtagaccaccaccaccaccgccaCCGCCGCCGCCAAGGAGCAAACGTGGTAGACAGC ATTTTCCTTGTGAAATTGGATTTGCTAAATCAGTTGATTATCTTGTTGAACCCAGCGACCTCACGAACTTTACACAGTTTTCATTAAAGTACATTGACCGAGAACAAAAAACCTCTTCGAACAATGTTTTTGATCTGAGATTTGGAGGGCACCAGACTCTTGAGGAAAGACAACAATCCTTCTATGCAAAGAATCAGACTCTTCATTGTGGCTTTGTCAAAGGACGACCAGGGTACCCAAGCACTGGATTTGAGATAAATGAAAAGGACAAGGCATACATGAACACATGTAAGATTGTTGTTTCATCATGCATTTTTGGCAACTCTGACTTTTTGAGGAGGCCTACTAGCAAGCAA ATAAGTGGATATTCCAAggacaatgtttgttttgtTATGTTTGTGGATGAACAAACTTTGTCAAAATTGTCTATGGAGGGAAATGTTCCTGATGATGGAGGAAAGATTGGGTTATGGAGATTAGTTGTTGTCAGAAATTTACCATACAAGGACATGAGAAGAACTGGAAAAGTTCCCAAGCTTTTGTCACACAGACTCTTCCCTTCCGCAAG GTATTCAATATGGCTCGACAGTAAGATGCGACTTCACATTGATCCAATGCTAATTCTTGAGCGCTTCTTATGGCGAACAAAGTCAGAATATGCCATTTCAAACCATTATGATCGACATTGTGTATGGGAAGAAGTACTTCAAAATAAGCGTTTGAATAAGTACAATCATACAGCCATAGACGAACAGTTTAATTTTTACCAGTCTGATGGCCTAACAAAGTTCGATCCTTCTGACCCAAATAAACTTCTTCCGAGCT ATGTTCCTGAAGGTTCATTCATAGTTCGAGCTCATACGCCAATGTCAAATCTATTTTCTTGCCTTTGGTTTAATGAAGTTGATCGATTCACCTCCCGTGATCAACTAAGTTTTGCATATACTTACCTGAAATTGAAGAGAATGAATCCTGATAAACCATTCAACTTCAATATGTTCAAG GATTGCGAGCGCAGAACATTGGCTAAGTTGTTTCGCCACAGGATAACTGTACTTCCTTCTTGA
- the LOC115698312 gene encoding probable hexosyltransferase MUCI70 isoform X2 produces the protein MNCYRYLEKRGLSNDNAIRFVRRGKRFGRIPFPRHKLSTWTFLFGTTFLICFLVFSNLNKIPFHESPLILQQAHPDLRESETGRPPPPPPPPPPRSKRGRQHFPCEIGFAKSVDYLVEPSDLTNFTQFSLKYIDREQKTSSNNVFDLRFGGHQTLEERQQSFYAKNQTLHCGFVKGRPGYPSTGFEINEKDKAYMNTCKIVVSSCIFGNSDFLRRPTSKQISGYSKDNVCFVMFVDEQTLSKLSMEGNVPDDGGKIGLWRLVVVRNLPYKDMRRTGKVPKLLSHRLFPSARYSIWLDSKMRLHIDPMLILERFLWRTKSEYAISNHYDRHCVWEEVLQNKRLNKYNHTAIDEQFNFYQSDGLTKFDPSDPNKLLPSYVPEGSFIVRAHTPMSNLFSCLWFNEVDRFTSRDQLSFAYTYLKLKRMNPDKPFNFNMFKDCERRTLAKLFRHRITVLPS, from the exons ATGAATTGTTATCGTTACTTGGAGAAAAGAGGTCTTTCCAATGACAATGCCATTCGTTTTGTTCGAAGAGGAAAAAGATTTGGCCGTATTCCCTTTCCCAGACACAAATTATCCACCTGGACCTTCTTGTTTGGAACCACATTTCTCATTTGTTTTCTGGTTTTCTCCAACCTAAACAAGATCCCCTTTCATG AAAGTCCTTTAATACTACAACAAGCTCACCCAGACCTTAGGGAATCTGAGACTGGtagaccaccaccaccaccgccaCCGCCGCCGCCAAGGAGCAAACGTGGTAGACAGC ATTTTCCTTGTGAAATTGGATTTGCTAAATCAGTTGATTATCTTGTTGAACCCAGCGACCTCACGAACTTTACACAGTTTTCATTAAAGTACATTGACCGAGAACAAAAAACCTCTTCGAACAATGTTTTTGATCTGAGATTTGGAGGGCACCAGACTCTTGAGGAAAGACAACAATCCTTCTATGCAAAGAATCAGACTCTTCATTGTGGCTTTGTCAAAGGACGACCAGGGTACCCAAGCACTGGATTTGAGATAAATGAAAAGGACAAGGCATACATGAACACATGTAAGATTGTTGTTTCATCATGCATTTTTGGCAACTCTGACTTTTTGAGGAGGCCTACTAGCAAGCAA ATAAGTGGATATTCCAAggacaatgtttgttttgtTATGTTTGTGGATGAACAAACTTTGTCAAAATTGTCTATGGAGGGAAATGTTCCTGATGATGGAGGAAAGATTGGGTTATGGAGATTAGTTGTTGTCAGAAATTTACCATACAAGGACATGAGAAGAACTGGAAAAGTTCCCAAGCTTTTGTCACACAGACTCTTCCCTTCCGCAAG GTATTCAATATGGCTCGACAGTAAGATGCGACTTCACATTGATCCAATGCTAATTCTTGAGCGCTTCTTATGGCGAACAAAGTCAGAATATGCCATTTCAAACCATTATGATCGACATTGTGTATGGGAAGAAGTACTTCAAAATAAGCGTTTGAATAAGTACAATCATACAGCCATAGACGAACAGTTTAATTTTTACCAGTCTGATGGCCTAACAAAGTTCGATCCTTCTGACCCAAATAAACTTCTTCCGAGCT ATGTTCCTGAAGGTTCATTCATAGTTCGAGCTCATACGCCAATGTCAAATCTATTTTCTTGCCTTTGGTTTAATGAAGTTGATCGATTCACCTCCCGTGATCAACTAAGTTTTGCATATACTTACCTGAAATTGAAGAGAATGAATCCTGATAAACCATTCAACTTCAATATGTTCAAG GATTGCGAGCGCAGAACATTGGCTAAGTTGTTTCGCCACAGGATAACTGTACTTCCTTCTTGA